The following are encoded in a window of bacterium genomic DNA:
- a CDS encoding DNA translocase FtsK — MARNKRKNNNSQNYSKRNYASKGLKYNILAIIFFALGVISIMGLIGVNDPFSARIHSLIRLLFGHLFILAPVFLFLGGLSLIAKTADNNSQMRRFNYSPVMLIAFTVVLLSFLALVNLLFFPHDFRSVAVNYGGGGYLGLIFSIILTSFTGPAVASVILIMAIIILTLFIFNISLESFLSRIVYNIKAFYSYYSFISQTKKNKRTKVEEENYRDNISALEKENAKKNGLAPSFKIKSLEDKENGEANEQEKNIGAESFAYSEKMAKKKARIMVQWSKFPLDLLESDFTSADSGDIDGNASIIEKTLSNFGIEVEMGKVFIGPTVSQYTFKPSVGVKLSKITALQNDLALSLAASSIRIEAPIPGKSLVGIEIPNVSAAIVRLRNLLETFSNFYKNDYFASLKVAMGLDVSGNPHWVDLGGLPHLLIAGSTGSGKTIFVNNLIMSLIYNNSPDALKLIMIDPKRVELTLYNSIPHLLTPVIVENEKAVGVLKWVVSEMERRYIVLAEVGSRDIDSYNKKMIASKSEDKEPLPYIVVIIDELADLMATFPREVEAAVVRLAQMSRAVGIHLVISTQRPSVNVITGLIKANITARIAFRVASLIDSRTILDHSGAEKLLGRGDMLYLATGTAKPKRLQGCFVSENEVKKVVKWLKENYKEGAQMLDESVIAKAPASSVDFSLSNNDAGEDELYEQAKEMVIRSKKASASLLQRRFRVGYARAARLLDLLEEQGIIGPSDGAKPRTILVAESAASDGLNTEFRNDREVDMEKR, encoded by the coding sequence ATGGCGAGAAATAAAAGGAAAAACAACAATAGCCAGAATTATTCCAAGCGAAATTATGCTTCAAAAGGGCTTAAATACAACATTTTAGCGATTATTTTCTTTGCTTTGGGCGTGATCAGTATTATGGGATTGATAGGGGTTAACGATCCGTTCAGCGCAAGAATTCATTCGTTGATAAGGCTGCTTTTCGGGCATTTATTTATCCTGGCGCCCGTATTTTTGTTTCTTGGCGGACTTTCTCTTATTGCCAAAACCGCCGATAATAATAGCCAGATGCGGCGTTTTAATTATTCTCCGGTTATGCTTATAGCTTTTACCGTAGTGCTTTTGAGTTTTTTAGCTTTGGTAAACCTGCTGTTTTTCCCGCATGATTTCCGATCCGTTGCCGTAAATTATGGCGGCGGCGGTTATCTTGGTTTGATTTTTTCCATTATTTTAACTTCTTTTACCGGTCCGGCGGTAGCCAGCGTCATATTAATAATGGCGATTATTATTTTAACGCTTTTTATTTTTAATATTTCCCTTGAATCTTTTTTAAGCAGGATCGTTTATAATATTAAAGCTTTTTATAGCTATTACAGTTTCATTTCTCAAACTAAGAAAAACAAGAGAACGAAAGTAGAGGAAGAAAATTATAGAGATAATATTTCCGCGCTTGAAAAAGAAAACGCCAAAAAAAATGGTTTGGCGCCTTCTTTTAAAATAAAATCGCTTGAAGATAAAGAAAATGGGGAAGCGAATGAGCAGGAAAAGAATATTGGCGCGGAAAGTTTTGCCTATTCGGAAAAAATGGCTAAGAAAAAAGCTAGAATAATGGTTCAGTGGAGCAAATTCCCATTGGATCTTTTGGAAAGCGATTTTACCAGCGCTGATAGCGGCGATATTGACGGCAATGCTTCGATCATCGAAAAAACTTTATCAAACTTTGGCATTGAAGTAGAAATGGGAAAAGTGTTTATCGGGCCGACTGTAAGCCAATACACTTTTAAGCCGTCAGTGGGAGTGAAGCTTAGTAAGATCACCGCTTTGCAAAACGATCTGGCGTTAAGCCTGGCCGCGAGTTCCATTAGGATCGAAGCTCCGATTCCGGGTAAATCCCTGGTGGGAATAGAAATTCCCAATGTGTCCGCCGCCATCGTCCGGCTTAGGAATCTTTTGGAAACGTTTTCCAATTTTTATAAAAATGATTATTTTGCCTCGCTTAAAGTGGCGATGGGTTTGGATGTTTCCGGAAATCCGCACTGGGTTGATCTTGGCGGCTTGCCGCATTTATTGATCGCCGGTTCTACCGGAAGCGGAAAAACAATCTTTGTTAATAATTTGATAATGAGTTTGATCTATAATAATTCTCCTGATGCCCTGAAGCTTATAATGATTGATCCGAAAAGAGTGGAATTGACTTTGTATAATAGTATTCCTCATCTCCTGACGCCGGTGATCGTGGAGAATGAAAAAGCGGTGGGGGTTTTGAAATGGGTGGTCTCGGAAATGGAGAGGCGGTATATTGTGCTTGCTGAAGTTGGCAGCCGCGACATCGATTCCTATAATAAAAAAATGATCGCTTCCAAATCTGAGGATAAAGAACCTTTGCCTTATATCGTAGTGATCATTGATGAATTGGCGGATCTGATGGCGACTTTTCCCCGCGAAGTGGAAGCGGCGGTCGTGCGTTTGGCTCAAATGTCGAGAGCCGTGGGAATTCATTTAGTTATTTCAACCCAAAGACCATCAGTTAATGTCATTACTGGCTTGATTAAAGCCAACATTACGGCTCGCATCGCTTTTCGGGTAGCGAGCTTGATCGATTCCAGGACGATTTTGGATCATAGCGGCGCGGAAAAACTTTTAGGCCGGGGGGATATGCTTTATTTGGCGACAGGTACGGCCAAGCCTAAGCGTCTGCAAGGCTGTTTTGTTTCCGAGAACGAGGTTAAAAAAGTGGTAAAATGGCTCAAAGAGAATTACAAAGAAGGCGCGCAAATGCTCGATGAAAGCGTCATTGCCAAGGCTCCGGCTTCAAGTGTTGATTTTTCTTTGAGCAATAATGATGCCGGAGAGGATGAGCTTTATGAGCAGGCCAAAGAAATGGTGATCAGGTCAAAAAAAGCTTCAGCGTCTCTTTTGCAAAGGCGTTTTCGCGTGGGATATGCCAGAGCGGCGAGGCTTCTTGATCTTCTGGAAGAGCAGGGGATCATAGGGCCTTCTGATGGCGCAAAGCCTCGGACGATATTGGTCGCGGAAAGCGCGGCGAGCGATGGTTTGAATACGGAATTCAGAAACGATAGAGAAGTGGATATGGAGAAAAGGTAG